The Pirellulales bacterium genome contains the following window.
CCGATCCCCGTCAGCCGTATTGGCATCCGTCCTGGATCGAGCCGGATCCACACTACCGCGCCATTCGCCGAGAGCACACCAAACGCGCATTGGTACTGGCCAAGGAAATGGGGGCCAAAAATCTACAGACCGAGCCGGGGGGGCCGCTGGCTCCCGGTCAAACCTGGCAGGACGCCGCTGACATCTTCTACGAAGAATTGATGCCCTGCGTCGAGTTGGCCGAGCAGTTGGAAGTTGGGCTGTTGATCGAGCCCGAGCCCGATCTGATGATCGAGAGATTTGGCCAGTTCCTGGAATTCATCGAACGTTTGGATTCTCCCTGGGTGGGCTTGAACTTCGATATTGGCCACGCGTTCTGCGTGGGCGAAGATCCGCAGGATTGGGTGGCCAAGATGGCCCCCTACGCGCGCCATTACCATTTCGAGGATATCGCCAGCACGCGCGTCCACCGGCATCTCATTCCCGGCCGCGGCGCGATCGACTTTCCGGCCACGGTGCGGGCGATTCACGCCACTGGCTACGACGGTTGGATCACGGTCGAGTTGTATCCCTACATTAATCAACCCGACGAAGCGGCCCGCGAGGCTTACAGCTATATGACGCGCGTGCTGGCCGATGCCGGAATCGAGCTACATCGGTCCTAGTACGACAAACGACCGCGTCCGGCGGTCTTCCTTCTTTTCCATTTGTGTCATTCGTCTTATTCGTGATTTCAGGTCTTTTCCTACTTGATCTCGGGGCCTTGGTCTCACTATAGAGATCAGGTGAACCACGAATTACACGAATAGGGACGAGAGTCGGGACAAGCGATTGGGCATGAACGTCCAGGCGTGCAGTTGCGGCGGCGTTGGTTCACGACTTGCGTCTCCAATCACGGCAATCTGCGCTTTCTGTAAACATCCTATCGTGGGTGAGCTGACCGCGTGGCGAGGCCGTCGCTTTTACATGACTGAAGAACCGGATCCCATTCTGTTGGAATCGGACGAACCGCCCACGGCTGGCGTGCGCGCCTGGCTGGAATTGTTTCGGCTGCCGAATGTGTTCACGGCGATGGCCGATATCTTTCTGGGCTTTTTATTGGTCCATGAAACGTTGCAGCCGTGGTGGACGTTTTTGCTGTTGTTGGCCGCGTCGAGCCTGCTGTATATGGCCGGCATGGTGCTGAATGACGTGTTCGACGTCGTGATCGACCGCGAGGAACGTCCCGCGCGGCCGATTCCTTCGGGTCGCGTGTCTCTCCGGCTGGCGCTGCACACCGGCGGCGTGCTGCTGGGAGCGGGCGTGGCGTTGGGTTGGGCCGCCAGTGCCTTTACGGGCGACCCGCGCAGCGGTCTGGTTGCAACCGCTTTGGCCGGGGCCGTGGTGGCTTATGATCGCATTCTCAAGCGGACGCCGGTGGCGCCGCTAGTGATGGGAAGTTGCCGATCGTTGAATATCCTGCTGGGGGCCAGCGCCGCGGCCAGTTCCTGGCATGCGATCCACTGGCTCGTGGCGGCGAGCATCGGGCTGTACATCACCGGCGTCACCTGGTTCGCCCGCACCGAAGCGCGCGAGAGTCGCCGCGGCGTTCTGGCGGCCGCCACCGTTGTCATGGGCGCAGGTTTGGCGCTGTTGGCCTGGTTTCCTTCGTGGGCCGACGCGGCCTTGGCGGTGGGAGACACGCCGCAATACGCACTCGACTTGGGAGCGCGGTGGTATGTGCTGTGGCTGCTGCTGGCACTGTTGATTCTGCGCCGTCCCGCGGCAGCCGTCATCGATCCTGCACCGGCCCGGGTGCAGATGGCGGTGAAGGAGTGCATCCTGTCGCTGATCATGCTCGACGCCGTGGCCTGCTTCGCCGTGCGCGGCGTGTTCTGGGCCGCGATGATCCTGCTGTTGCTGATACCGACGATGTTTCTCGGTCGGTGGATTTATTCGACGTAAACGCTCTCCGCGCATTCTCGTTAGCGCGGCGGAGTGGCTTCTTGCCACGAGCCGCAAACGGCCTATCGAAATCCTAGCGTCGCTACTGCGCGAGCGAATACGTCCCGTGCCCCGCGCGGCGGAGTTTGCCTTCGTCGGCCAGGGCTTCCCATACCGCTTTCGGGTACTGGTTGGGGGGCGTGATCCCTGCGATCGCCGAATGTCCGCCCGCGCTCATCGGGCTGCGGCCGATGCGCGATGCATCGTCGAGCTGCGTGAGCTTGAGCCGTTTCTTGAAGGCTTTGAAGGCCGCTTTGAGAACATCTGGCGTCGGAGGGGCTGCGGCGGCGGGCGCGCTGGCCGCGGTGGCAGGCGGCGGGGGGACGCTGGCCTCGCCAGGCGGATTATCGGGAACGTCGGTCATGATGCCCTTGCTGATGGTCTGGAAGATCGCCCGAGGGGCACTCGATGGGGTGACCCTGGGCTATCCGAATTCTGTTTCATACTACTGCTTGCCGCTCAGGCCGCCAGTACCATCCGAAATCCGTAACTCGGTGCGACATATG
Protein-coding sequences here:
- a CDS encoding UbiA family prenyltransferase translates to MTEEPDPILLESDEPPTAGVRAWLELFRLPNVFTAMADIFLGFLLVHETLQPWWTFLLLLAASSLLYMAGMVLNDVFDVVIDREERPARPIPSGRVSLRLALHTGGVLLGAGVALGWAASAFTGDPRSGLVATALAGAVVAYDRILKRTPVAPLVMGSCRSLNILLGASAAASSWHAIHWLVAASIGLYITGVTWFARTEARESRRGVLAAATVVMGAGLALLAWFPSWADAALAVGDTPQYALDLGARWYVLWLLLALLILRRPAAAVIDPAPARVQMAVKECILSLIMLDAVACFAVRGVFWAAMILLLLIPTMFLGRWIYST
- a CDS encoding sugar phosphate isomerase/epimerase family protein, with product MQLAFSSNAYTQFPIEEAIARIADAGYTGMELLADVPHAWPVGLLPGRRQAIRECLAAHNLSVSNVNGFMMNAVADPRQPYWHPSWIEPDPHYRAIRREHTKRALVLAKEMGAKNLQTEPGGPLAPGQTWQDAADIFYEELMPCVELAEQLEVGLLIEPEPDLMIERFGQFLEFIERLDSPWVGLNFDIGHAFCVGEDPQDWVAKMAPYARHYHFEDIASTRVHRHLIPGRGAIDFPATVRAIHATGYDGWITVELYPYINQPDEAAREAYSYMTRVLADAGIELHRS